A genomic region of Salvelinus namaycush isolate Seneca chromosome 7, SaNama_1.0, whole genome shotgun sequence contains the following coding sequences:
- the LOC120050953 gene encoding eukaryotic translation initiation factor 1A, X-chromosomal-like, whose protein sequence is MPKNKGKGGKNRRRGKNENESEKRELVFKEDGQEYAQVIKMLGNGRLEAMCFDGVKRLCHIRGKLRKKVWINTSDIILLGLRDYQDNKADVILKYNADEARSLKAYGELPEHAKINETDTFGPGDDEDIQFDDIGDDDEDIDDI, encoded by the exons GTAAGGGAGGAAAGAATCGTCGGCGTGGAAAAAATGAGAACGAGTCAGAGAAGAGAGAGCTGGTGTTCAAAGAGGACGGGCAGG AATATGCTCAGGTGATTAAGATGTTGGGTAATGGGAGGTTGGAAGCCATGTGTTTTGATGGCGTTAAGCGGCTCTGCCACATCcgaggaaaactcaggaaaaag GTGTGGATTAACACGTCAGATATCATTCTGTTGGGCCTGAGAGATTACCAG GACAACAAAGCTGATGTTATCCTGAAGTACAATGCAGACGAGGCCAGGAGTCTGAAGGCCTACGGAGAATTGCCGGAGCACG CCAAGATCAACGAGACGGATACTTTCGGTCCCGGGGATGATGAAGACATCCAGTTTGACGACATCGGAGATGATGACGAGGACATTGATGAT ATCTAA